The following coding sequences are from one bacterium SCSIO 12741 window:
- a CDS encoding aryl-sulfate sulfotransferase has product MKIVPNQPFFEAVLDGVERAIHKLLQPFMRIFTCLLILAFSVPGFSQQTIGLFKNDSTSLNGYTLFTPNGSTHSYLIDNCGELIHDWDAGELPGMVGYLQENGDLVRLRKDTAGTFRAGGWGGGIDRFDWNGNRIWHMDLYGQNWQQHHDVEVMPNGNILVIAWELFSLQEAVDAGLDTTQVFINEIWSEMVLEIEPLPDSGGTIVWEWHAWDHVVQDFDSTKANYGVVSQNADKIDINYLFPIPDPDWLHFNSIAYNEELDQIMLSVRTFSELWIIDHSTSTSQAASDQGGRSGKGGGLIYRWGNSAAYKRGNIFNQELYGQHDPIWIPKGYRDEGKILVFNNGFQRPQGNYSTVQIIDPPYLADSSGYELNSPAPYAPAKASWTYPNKADTNFFSFGISGSQRLSNGNTLVTEGFEGRIFELDSKDRIVWEYINPLAKDVPMNQGDTAKFNSVFRAYRYDENFPAFAGRKLDPQGPLEANPLPSTCMIYTDKDTTQQDTTQMGLTTPYLLATETGVKPFPNPFKDQLNLRFADWEGELSINLLNISGQIVQHWDVKTSGNETLPLPVNEVPEGVYLLEVADHNGQVARFRLLRSR; this is encoded by the coding sequence TTGAAAATAGTACCAAACCAACCCTTTTTTGAGGCCGTACTTGATGGTGTGGAACGTGCGATCCACAAGCTATTGCAGCCCTTTATGAGAATATTTACTTGCCTATTGATTCTGGCTTTTTCTGTGCCAGGATTTTCCCAACAAACGATTGGACTTTTTAAGAACGACAGTACTTCTTTGAATGGATATACCCTGTTTACTCCAAACGGATCTACCCATTCGTATTTGATTGACAATTGTGGTGAATTGATCCATGATTGGGATGCCGGTGAGTTACCAGGAATGGTAGGCTACCTTCAGGAAAATGGAGATTTGGTTCGCCTTCGAAAAGACACTGCCGGAACATTCAGAGCCGGTGGATGGGGCGGAGGAATTGATCGCTTCGATTGGAATGGAAACCGCATCTGGCACATGGATTTGTACGGACAAAACTGGCAGCAACACCACGATGTAGAAGTCATGCCAAATGGAAATATTCTGGTCATCGCCTGGGAGTTGTTTAGTCTGCAAGAAGCCGTTGATGCCGGATTGGACACGACCCAAGTTTTCATCAATGAGATTTGGTCGGAAATGGTTTTGGAAATTGAGCCCCTTCCGGATTCGGGAGGAACGATTGTATGGGAATGGCATGCCTGGGACCATGTGGTACAGGATTTTGACAGCACGAAAGCCAACTATGGTGTAGTTTCTCAAAACGCTGATAAGATTGATATCAACTACTTGTTTCCCATTCCAGATCCAGACTGGTTGCACTTCAATTCCATTGCCTACAACGAGGAATTGGATCAAATCATGTTGAGTGTGAGAACCTTTAGCGAGCTATGGATCATTGATCACAGTACCTCAACCTCGCAGGCGGCATCCGATCAAGGAGGCCGGTCAGGTAAAGGTGGCGGACTGATTTACCGTTGGGGGAATTCGGCGGCCTACAAGCGTGGAAACATTTTTAACCAGGAACTCTACGGGCAACACGATCCTATTTGGATTCCAAAAGGCTACCGTGACGAAGGAAAAATCCTGGTCTTCAACAATGGATTCCAGCGTCCGCAGGGAAATTATTCAACCGTTCAGATTATCGATCCTCCTTATTTGGCCGATAGTTCAGGTTATGAATTGAACTCGCCGGCACCTTATGCTCCGGCAAAAGCATCCTGGACCTATCCTAATAAAGCTGATACGAATTTCTTTTCCTTTGGTATTTCAGGATCCCAAAGACTTTCCAACGGAAATACGCTCGTTACCGAAGGATTTGAAGGACGAATTTTTGAGCTCGATTCGAAGGATAGAATTGTCTGGGAATACATCAACCCATTGGCCAAAGATGTGCCCATGAATCAAGGGGATACAGCTAAGTTTAACAGTGTATTCAGAGCTTACCGTTACGATGAGAACTTTCCTGCATTTGCCGGGCGAAAATTGGATCCTCAAGGGCCGCTGGAAGCCAATCCTTTGCCTTCTACTTGTATGATCTATACGGACAAGGATACCACGCAGCAAGACACGACTCAAATGGGTTTAACCACTCCTTATCTGTTGGCCACAGAAACTGGAGTTAAACCTTTTCCGAATCCGTTTAAGGATCAGCTAAACTTGAGGTTTGCAGACTGGGAAGGAGAGTTGTCCATCAATCTGCTTAACATTTCTGGTCAAATTGTACAACACTGGGATGTGAAAACTTCTGGAAACGAGACCCTTCCATTGCCTGTTAATGAGGTTCCAGAAGGCGTGTATCTCTTGGAGGTAGCCGACCATAACGGTCAAGTAGCCCGGTTCCGTTTGCTGCGCTCCCGTTAG